A window from Microbacterium ginsengiterrae encodes these proteins:
- a CDS encoding dimethylarginine dimethylaminohydrolase family protein — protein MTFDSTMEVSDGKFHALMGPEGAPGFSDHSELEATWGRRWGAADEVSRLRSVLMRRPAAGLAQIDPAAYSRELDALVDPARRWYWTGKDAPDLDRVAAEHDGFADVLRANGVEVVYADPLPDFTKAVYTRDPLITVPGGAIITRLAARMRRGEEQSIARAVAGAGMPILGTITGEGVVEGGTFVKVRRDQAFLGTSVRTTPEGHRQLARMLEPHGITLHRVSLPGYLIHLDMCSSMIDDDLALVNPRLAPYDYISALEGLGIELVEVHPSEEWASNLLVLDRRRVIMPDHLPRTADRLAAKGVEVIAVPYREILKNGGGLHCSTMELQRDWS, from the coding sequence CACTCCGAGCTCGAGGCCACCTGGGGGCGCCGCTGGGGCGCCGCTGACGAGGTGAGTCGACTGCGTTCCGTACTTATGCGCCGACCGGCGGCGGGGCTGGCACAGATCGACCCCGCGGCGTACTCCCGCGAACTCGACGCCCTCGTGGACCCCGCCCGGCGCTGGTACTGGACCGGCAAGGATGCCCCCGACCTCGACAGGGTCGCAGCGGAGCACGACGGTTTCGCGGACGTGCTGCGAGCCAACGGCGTCGAGGTCGTGTACGCAGACCCTCTGCCGGACTTCACCAAAGCCGTGTACACCCGTGACCCGCTGATCACAGTCCCCGGCGGAGCGATCATCACACGACTGGCCGCTCGCATGCGCCGTGGAGAGGAGCAATCTATCGCGCGTGCCGTCGCAGGCGCGGGGATGCCGATCCTGGGCACGATCACGGGCGAAGGCGTCGTCGAGGGCGGCACCTTCGTCAAAGTGCGGCGCGACCAGGCCTTCCTCGGCACATCCGTCCGTACCACACCCGAGGGGCACCGGCAGCTCGCCCGCATGCTCGAGCCGCACGGAATCACCCTGCACCGGGTCTCACTGCCCGGTTATCTGATCCACCTCGACATGTGCTCCTCGATGATCGACGACGACCTGGCGCTCGTCAACCCCCGGCTCGCTCCGTACGACTACATCAGTGCCCTGGAGGGCCTCGGCATCGAGCTCGTCGAGGTACACCCCTCGGAGGAGTGGGCGAGCAACCTCCTGGTCCTCGATCGACGACGAGTGATCATGCCGGACCATCTCCCGCGCACGGCCGACCGCCTCGCGGCCAAGGGCGTCGAGGTCATCGCAGTGCCGTATCGCGAGATCCTCAAGAACGGCGGAGGACTCCACTGTTCGACGATGGAACTGCAGCGGGACTGGAGCTGA